The following proteins come from a genomic window of Pyxidicoccus sp. MSG2:
- a CDS encoding glycosyl hydrolase family 18 protein produces the protein MQIQSMTNRWVVLLLMAGAVLVGCGGKADDTGLPGAPSSVKADAADTLALVKWTPPTTDGGNPLMYYVVRCEPACGGAIVAADEMQATVRGLNNGFPYLFKVSAVNAKGEGPASIPTEAVTPLAGVEVANPTVPGQPRSVRATAGNGEAYVSWLAPASFGGRTLSSYRVTAEPGGVTVTVDAPAASVTLPGLLNGVPYRFEVVATNAVGDGPEVSTSLVQPRSGGAPTSWVSGYYVGYQRALLPVESVDLSGITHLVVGRFKPGHWGTVSADLDITDYEGPVVAKALAERAHAHGRKALMMLGGYGEHDRFLTATTDESRPILVKNLIKLMDELGYDGIDVDWEPINLAAETPEGAEPPPDDGEQLLALLDDLRAARPDIILTMPVDWLNSNFGMSPVRAEFMGRLAARVDQMNIMSYKMSGNWGSWESWHSSPLTDDSPHRPTSVASSVQGYLAAGVPAGRLGVGIGFFGTCWQGVTEPRTPLDGRRDVVEGQSDNAMSYTNIMTEYYEPEAYRWDGQAKSPYLSFPSMYGPGHCNYISYEDAQSIAAKGRFAREQGLGGTILWTINQGHLPRAAEGQKDPLLQAVKRAFLDP, from the coding sequence ATGCAGATTCAGTCCATGACGAACCGGTGGGTCGTCCTTCTACTCATGGCGGGAGCGGTGTTGGTGGGGTGCGGTGGGAAGGCCGACGACACGGGGCTTCCGGGGGCCCCGTCCTCGGTGAAGGCCGACGCGGCGGACACCCTGGCCCTGGTGAAGTGGACGCCGCCGACGACGGACGGCGGCAACCCGCTCATGTACTACGTGGTCCGCTGCGAGCCGGCGTGCGGCGGCGCCATCGTCGCCGCGGACGAGATGCAGGCCACGGTGCGCGGCCTCAACAACGGCTTTCCCTACCTCTTCAAGGTGTCGGCGGTGAATGCGAAGGGCGAGGGCCCGGCCTCCATCCCCACGGAGGCAGTGACGCCCCTGGCCGGCGTCGAGGTGGCCAACCCCACCGTCCCGGGCCAGCCCCGCTCCGTGCGCGCGACGGCGGGCAACGGCGAGGCGTACGTGAGCTGGCTGGCGCCGGCCAGCTTCGGTGGGCGGACCCTGAGCTCCTACCGCGTCACCGCGGAGCCGGGGGGCGTCACGGTGACGGTGGACGCGCCGGCCGCGAGCGTCACCCTTCCCGGCCTCCTCAACGGCGTGCCCTACCGCTTCGAGGTGGTGGCCACCAACGCGGTGGGGGACGGCCCGGAAGTCTCCACCTCCCTGGTGCAGCCGCGCTCGGGCGGCGCGCCGACGAGCTGGGTGTCGGGCTACTACGTCGGCTACCAGCGCGCGCTGCTCCCGGTGGAGTCCGTGGACCTGTCGGGCATCACCCACCTCGTCGTCGGCCGCTTCAAGCCGGGCCACTGGGGCACGGTGAGCGCGGACCTGGACATCACCGACTACGAGGGCCCCGTCGTGGCGAAGGCGCTCGCCGAGCGCGCCCACGCGCACGGGCGCAAGGCACTGATGATGCTGGGGGGCTACGGCGAGCATGACCGCTTCCTGACCGCCACGACCGACGAGTCGCGTCCCATCCTGGTGAAGAACCTCATCAAGTTGATGGACGAGCTGGGCTACGACGGCATCGACGTGGACTGGGAGCCCATCAACCTGGCCGCGGAGACGCCCGAGGGCGCCGAGCCCCCGCCGGATGACGGCGAGCAGCTCCTGGCGCTGCTGGATGACCTGCGCGCCGCGCGGCCGGACATCATCCTCACCATGCCGGTGGACTGGCTGAACTCCAACTTCGGGATGAGCCCGGTCCGGGCGGAGTTCATGGGGCGGCTGGCCGCACGCGTCGACCAGATGAACATCATGTCCTACAAGATGAGCGGCAACTGGGGCAGCTGGGAGAGCTGGCACTCCAGCCCGCTCACGGACGACTCGCCCCACCGGCCCACCTCGGTGGCCAGCTCCGTCCAGGGCTACCTGGCGGCGGGGGTCCCCGCGGGGCGGCTGGGCGTGGGCATCGGCTTCTTCGGCACGTGCTGGCAGGGCGTGACGGAGCCGCGCACCCCGCTCGACGGCCGGCGGGACGTCGTCGAGGGGCAGAGCGACAACGCCATGAGCTACACCAACATCATGACGGAGTACTACGAGCCCGAGGCGTACCGCTGGGACGGCCAGGCGAAGTCTCCGTACCTGTCCTTCCCCTCCATGTACGGCCCCGGACACTGCAACTACATCTCCTACGAGGACGCGCAGTCCATCGCCGCCAAGGGGCGCTTCGCGCGCGAGCAGGGACTGGGGGGCACCATCCTGTGGACCATCAACCAGGGCCACCTGCCCCGGGCCGCC